From the Lolium rigidum isolate FL_2022 chromosome 2, APGP_CSIRO_Lrig_0.1, whole genome shotgun sequence genome, one window contains:
- the LOC124688535 gene encoding ethylene-responsive transcription factor ERF109-like, with protein sequence MVPRLEHEFLLPNSEQENSLFLRALISVVSGDAVVPTLHIEPSTLPFAVAAPAAACARCGVDGCLGCDVVATTGSSSEGEEFTAASFVKAGGVRKRRATKGGKFRGVRQRPWGKWAAEIRDPHRAVLKWLGTFDNAAEAARAYDVVALEFRGHLAKLNFPVISVTESATSTERRTTGLV encoded by the coding sequence ATGGTGCCGAGGCTGGAGCACGAGTTCCTGCTCCCCAACTCCGAGCAGGAGAACTCCCTCTTCCTCCGCGCCCTCATctccgtcgtctccggcgacgcCGTCGTCCCTACGCTGCACATCGAGCCGTCGACGCTGCCATTTGCCGTTGCCGCTCCCGCTGCGGCGTGTGCAAGGTGCGGCGTCGACGGGTGCCTCGGCTGCGACGTCGTCGCCACGACCGGCTCGAGCAGCGAGGGTGAAGAGTTCACCGCCGCGAGCTTTGTGAAGGCTGGCGGCGTGCGGAAGCGGCGCGCGACGAAGGGAGGCAAGTTCAGAGGCGTGCGGCAGCGGCCGTGGGGCAAGTGGGCGGCGGAGATCCGCGACCCACACCGCGCTGTGCTcaagtggctcggcaccttcgacaaCGCCGCCGAGGCCGCGCGCGCCTACGACGTCGTGGCGCTCGAGTTCCGTGGCCACCTCGCCAAGCTCAACTTCCCTGTGATCAGTGTGACTGAAAGTGCTACTAGCACGGAGCGAAGGACAACGGGACTAGTTTGA